TTATTTATAGTCTATCATAATAAAATGATTGAATTATTTTGTAAAATATAGTGGTGGGTGAATGTGTTGAATAAAAAAGTTTTAAAGATGAAACTTTTAAGTTTTGGTGAAAAAGTGCAATGTATTTTTCGGGATTGTCTAGGATTTATTATTACTTTATTTTTGCTCAACTTTACGACAATGGCCTGGTCACTGATTAATGAAGATAAAATAGATCTTTTATTTTGTTATGGATTTAGTTTGTTCTTTGCTGTCTTTATTGTAGCGGGGATGATTAATTTGCTTTGCAAAAAGACCTGGCTAAAAGAAACGGTAAAGGGATTTGTTTTATTTATTTCATCTATTATTTTTGGTGTTGAATTTTTTACGATGTATAATTATCAGTCTTTAATTGGTACAGGAATTATTAATTCATTATTTGAGACAAATTTTCGTGAAGCTTTAGAATTTTTGGATATGTATGTTGGTGTAAAAGAAGTTGCCTATGTCGTATTATCATTAGTATTTTTTTATTTTGTGAGAAAGCGCAGGCTGATTGATGGTGTGCGTAGTCAACCTCATTTCAACAAATTTGCAATGGGCGTTTTTGTTATAGGTCTTTTTTATATGGTACGGATGTTTTATTGTTATGGTGAATTTTTTATAGATCATCAGTTTATTCCTTTTCAGCGTGCATATGCTTCAGCAAAAGTGGCTTTGAAAAATATAGAAGCGTATGATGATTTATCAGGAAAGCTAAACGCCAATATTGAGTTAAGGGAAAATAAATCTAAAGTTAAAAATGTTGTTTTAATTTTAGGAGAGTCGACGAATAGAAATCATATGGGTGTATATGGCTATTATTTGCCGAATACGCCTAATTTTCAAAGAATGCGCGATAATCAAGAATTACAAGTTTTTACTGATGTTATTAGTCCACATTCAACGACAATTGCCGTATTAAGTAAATTATTTACATTTTGTAATTATGAATCGGATAAAGAGTGGTATAAATATAATAATTTGATTGATATTGCAAATGCGGCAGGTTATAAGACTTTTTGGCTATCAAATCAAGAGAGTTCTGGAATTTGGGGCAACGTTGCTCAGATTTTTGCGCAACATAGTACAAAGCATGAGTTTACAAGGATTCGTGAATCCAGAGAAGATTATGGGATTGTAGATGGGGAGTTATTTCCATTAATAGATCGCGCATTGCTAGAACCGGGGGAAAAGAATTTTTTTGTGATTCATCTTATGGGAGCACATGGACTTTATTATAATCGCTTTCCTTATGCTTTTTCTAAATTTTCCAAAGATGATATTCATCTTGATGTCAATGATGAAAAGAAAACGATTATTGCCCAATATGATAATGCTGTTTATTATAATGATTTTGTCGTCAATGAAATTATTAATAAATTTAGGGATAGAGAAACCGTTGTTTTATATGTTTCAGATCATGGCGAAGCTGTATATGATGAGCAAAATTTCACTGGACATATTGAAGAAAATCCAAATCGTCACATGATAGAAATTCCGATGATGATATGGGGTTCAGAAGAGTTTAAAAAGAATTATCCAGAGAAGATGCAGCATATTATGAATTCAACAGACAATCCATATATGACAGATGATATGATTCATACGTTTTTAGATCTTATGGACATAAAAACTCCTGATTATAATTCTGGACGCAGCATTATTAATGAAAATTTTGATATAACAAGAAAACGTATTTTTAATGAACGTGATTATGATAAGGAAATAAAAAATGGTGCTGCTAAAGAATCTGATGTAATACAGAATAGAGGGTAGATTATATTGGAAAAATGTAATGTGGAAAATTGTACGTGTCCACACGTGAATTGTGAAAATCATGGAAAGTGTTGTGCCTGCATCAATGCACATTATCGCAAAAACAGCCTTGTTTATTGTATGAGAAAGATAAGTGAAGCGAGAATTAAGCGAGCTGTGGATGAAGCTTTAGCAGGAAAATAGAAAAAATACTGGAATGTTTAAAATAATGAACATTCCAGTATTTTTATCCGATGGCTAACGGGGGCTATAATATTCCCTTCTAGACGAAAGTAAAGATACCGTAAGCCCCTGGATTATGTGTCTGATTTCAGTAGGACTTTAACTCCCACTGAAACAGCCGGGTTCATATCAGGAAAAGTAGGTGATTTTATATGGCAACAAATGGAACAGGGAAGAATAAGAAAACTAATACAAAGTCAAAAGTAAAACAAAGCCATTCGAGGACTATTTTTCGTTCATTTTTTATGATAAGTTTAGCGATTGCACTGGCTTGCGGATATTTTTACTTTGTTAACGATGACAAAAAAGATGACCATATAAAATCAGTGCCTAATTATATTGTTGAGAAAACAGGTTCAGCAGCAATTGCTGATTTTACAGATAAAACGAAGCAAGTGAATCAAGTTGTTGATGATGTGATAACTGAAAATGGAGCTACGATTCTTGATGTAAAGAATTTAAGCAAAATGGTATCAAGAAAATCGGTTGAGGGATCAATTAAATGGACCTGCAGTGAGATTCCAATTTCGCTGGAGATAAGCAAAATCAATGATTTTGAGCAATTGTTAAAAAAACGCCTTGGAAAGATTGGGGCTGATATTTTAACTATAGAACCTGACAAATATAATGGTCAGTCTGTGATGCGTTATGATATTGGCGTAAAAGATAAATTAGAAGATAATGATGATGTAACGATTATTGCAACTAAAATTTTTGTCATACAAAAGTCAAATGAAAATATTGCAACTGTCGAGAAAGTTAAGGAAAGAAAAACTACGCCAGGAGCGGGGAAACTTGCTTTAATTATTGATGATTTTGGTTATACAAAGGAACCAATTCAAGCTTATCGTAGAATTCATCGACCGCTTACTTTTGCAATTTTACCAAATCATCCATATAGTATGGATGCAATGAAATATGGAAAGCAGGATGGCAGGATACTTATTTTACATTTACCAATGGAAGCTATGAGTAGTGCGGCAAAAGAAGAAGCGATAACGATTCATACTGACATGAGTGAGAGTGAAATTAGAGCGGTGATTAACCAGTTAACAGAGGCTGTCCCTAATATATCCGGAGTAAATAATCATCAAGGATCTAAGGCGACAGCAGATAACAGGGTTATGCAAACCGTAATGAATGAGATGGAGGGAAAAGGATTATTTTTTATTGACAGTCATACGAGTGGTAGTTCTGTTGCATATAGTACCGCACGTAAACTTGGTGTACCAACGGCTCAAAATGAACTATTTATTGATAATGATAGTGATGTTAATGCGATTAAAATGCAATTAAGAACTGCTGGCGATATGGCTTTGCGCAATGGTGATGCGATTGCAATTGGGCATGCGAGAATGAATACAGCAAAAGCAATAAAAGAAATCATTCCAGAGCTTGAAGCAAAAGGTGTTGAATTTGTATTTGTAACTGAACTTTTACAGTAAGAAAAAAACTGAGCTGAAATTCAGCTCAGTTTTTGTTTTCTCCATAGATAAATTTGTTATAGATATCTTTCATTTCATAACGATTTTTTTGTGGAGGCCATAACTCGACGATTGCACTTTCACGCATGCCAGCCGCAAGATGAGAATAAAGCATTGGGTTATTTTTGCCAAGAGTAGCAATGAGTTCTTTAATTTCTTGACGCTTTGTTTTTCCATTTAGCGGACATGGACTTTCTATTGGCGTAAATCCGTGAATGTGAACGCTATCTTTTAATTCTGATTCACGAAAATAGACAAGAGGGCGAATAACCGTCAAATCTTTGCGATCTAAATAAGTTTTGGGTAAAAAAGTTTTTAATTGCCCTGAGCAAAGTAAACTCATGAAAAAAGTTTCTACGGCATCATCATTGTGATGTGCGTAGGCTACTTTATTATAGCCTTTTTCTTTAGCATAACGATTTACTGCTCCACGGCGAAAGAAAGCACAGGTAAAACAAGGATCTTTGCCATTTTGTTCTTTAATAATACCGGCGATATCTACTTGCTGCGTAAAAAATGGAATTTTTAAATCTGTGCAAAATTTTTCGAGACGGCTAGTTTCAAATTTATCAGTAAACATAGGATCAATCGTGATGGCAGCTAAAGAAAAATTTTTGTTTAATCGTTCACGGAGTACAGCCAATGCATAGGTCATAAACACGCTGTCTTTACCACCTGATAAACCGATTAATATTTTATCGTTTTCTTCAATTAAATCGAATTCTACAATCGCACGTAAAATTCTACTAAAATACATTTGGGGGAGTTGAATATTCATTTTACACCTCAATTAAACCTTTTATATTCTCTTTATTATAGCGTAAATCAATAAAAATAAAAGAATGATTATAAATATTTTTATTTTCGCTAAATACAAAAGTAGAAATATGAGAATATTAGGGAATACTATAATATCTCGTTTAAAAAGAAAAAATAGGAGGGTACTTTTCTAGAATAGGTAAAATGTCGTATAATAATATATAATGAAAACTATGCGGGCAGGTAAGCAGGTTTTTTGTATAATGAATTCAATTTATTATAGATAAAGATAATGGGGGTTAATCTTATGAAATCAACAAAACCAACTTATACGATTGGACATCGTAATCCAGATACCGATTCAATTTGTTCGGCAATTGGTTATGCACATTTGAAACAAAAATTAGGTGAGAATGTTTTACCAGCAAGAGCGGGAAAAATTAATGCAGAAACGAAATATGTATTAGAAGCATTTAAAATGGAAACGCCGAAATTAATTACTGATTTATATCCAAGGGTAAAAGATGTTACTTTGGCTTGTAATATTGTAGTTAAAGAAACGGATAATTTACGAAGACTAGGTGAGGTTCTGCGTAAACATGATATGAAATCAGTACCAGTTGTTGATTCTCATAATCATTTATGCGGGATAGTTACAGTGAGTGACTTAGCGAAACGTTATTTTAATGAGTTGAGCATGCAAAACTTAGCAGAAGCTAATGTATCATTAAAAGCAATCGTTGAGGTTGTTGATGGGGAAATAATTAATCAAGGCGATATGAGTCAAACGGTAAAAGGCAATGTACGTATTGGAGCTGGAAGCCGTGAGACTGTTCATAAATTTATTAAATCAGGCGATGTAGTATTGATTGGCGATCGAAAAGAAGCGATGTATATTGTTGCTCAGCAGGATATTTCTTGTTTAATTGTTACTGGTGATGGTGAAATTCCAGCCAATGTACTTGAGCTTGCAGAAGAGAAAAATTTATTAGTTGTATCTTCTCCATATGATACATATACTTGTGCTAGACTGGTAAATCAATGTATTCCTGTAAGTATGATTATGCAAAAAAATGTAACGACATTTAAACCAACAGATATGCTTAGTGATATCAAAGGAACGATGCAAGCGACACAATTTAGAAATTATCCAGTAGTAGAAAATGAAAAATTAATTGGTATTGTAAGTCGTGATCGGTTATCCATTCCAGAACGCGAAAAAGTAATTTTAGTTGATCACAACGAACGGAGTCAGGCTGTTGAAGGAATTGAAGAAGCTAAAATTCTTGAAATTATTGATCATCATCGTTTAGGTGGGATTCAAACAAGTGATCCTATTTTTACGCGTCAAGAACCGGTTGGTTGTACTGCTACAATTGTAGCTAATATGCATTGGCATCGTGATATAGAAATTCCGGCGGATATTGCTGGCTTATTGTTATCGGCGATTATTTCCGATACAGTGTTATTTAAATCTCCAACATGCACACCTTATGATAAAGAAACTGCTGAAAAGTTAGCGAAAATTGCGGGGGTTGATCTTAATGAGCACGGTATGGCATTATTAAAAGCTGGCTCAGGTATTGGAGATATGACACCGATGGAAATCGCAAAAAATGATTTGAAGGAATTCCAAATTGGTGATTATCGTATGATAGTCAGCCAAATTTCGGTTATGGATACAGAAGAAGTATTGGCATTAAAAGATGAATTGATTGCTTGTATGAACAGTATTTGTGAAGCTGAAGGGTATAATATGAGTTTGCTCATGGTAACTGATATTATTGAAGAAGGAACACATCTACTGTTTACGGGTAATCCAAAAACGATTATAGGTGAAGCATTCCATCAAGATGCAAGTGGTAATTTGATTTATTTACCGGGCGTAATGTCTCGTAAAAAACAAATTATTCCACCGATGGTTGAAGCATCTAAAAAAGATATGTAAAATAAGTTACGCAAATATAGAGACGTAAATTAACCTCTGGAGACTGAATCATCAGTTTTCAGAGGTTACTATATTCTTTATGCATAAGAATATAGCGGAGATTCATGATTTGGCGAAAGTAAAGATGGAGGAAAAGATGGATATATTTGAAGGATTAAACCCAGCGCAGACCGAGGCGGTAAAACAAACGAAAGGGCCGTTACTTATCATGGCTGGAGCTGGTTCTGGCAAGACGAAGGTGCTAACTTGCCGAATTGCAAATTTATTAGAACAAGGGATTGCCCCTTATAATATTTTAGCAATTACGTTTACCAATAAAGCAGCAGCTGAAATGCGTGAACGTGTAGATAGAATGATCGGAAATAAAGCGAAAGATGTTTGGCTTAACACATTTCATTCCTTTTGTGCAAAATTTTTAAGACGTGAAATTGAAGTTTTAGATGGCTATAAAAAGAATTTTACAATTTATGATTCCAGCGATTCCTTAACTTTAATAAAGAATTGTTTAAAAGAGCTAAATTTAGATGACAAACAATATGCACCGAATAGCGTCCAAGGCGTCATTTCTAACGCCAAGAATGCTTTAACGGGTGCGCGTGAATTTGAGCGCTCGGCAGATACCTTCTTTACGAAAAAGGTCGCGGAAGTATATGCGTTATATCAGAAAAAATTAAAGGCCAATAATGCATTGGACTTTGATGATTTATTAATGGTAACGGTAACTTTACTGCAAGAACATGAAGAAATTTTGCAGAATTATCAAGTTCGGTTTAAATATATTTTAATTGACGAGTATCAGGATACAAATGCGGCACAATATTTACTAGCTAAATTATTAGCGGCAAAATATCGTAATTTATGTGTTGTTGGTGATGCTGATCAGAGTATATATGGCTGGCGTGGTGCTGACATTCGTAATATTATGGATTTTGAAAATGATTATCCTGATGCTTTGACCATAAAATTAGAGCAAAATTATCGTTCGACGAAAAACATTTTGGCAGCTGCAAATGCGGTCATTGAAAACAATATCGACCGTAAGCCTAAAGAACTTTGGACGGAAAATCAAACCGGTGAAAAGATTACATGTTATTTAGCAAATGATGAACGTGATGAAGTGCAATTTATCGCCAATACAATAGTAAAACAAAAAACGATTTTTAATACATCTTATGGAGATATTGCCGTATTATATCGTACGAATTCACAGTCGCGTGTTTTAGAAGAAGGCTTTATGCGCGCGGGGATTCCTTATACGATGGTTGGTGGGTTAAAATTCTATGATCGCAAGGAAATCAAAGATATTCTTGCTTATTTAAGAGTGATTTTTAATCCCAATGATACCGTAAGTTTGATGCGAATCATCAATGTGCCAAAACGTGGGCTTGGGGATGCGACGATTGGCAAATTGAATGAATATGCCAATGCAAATCAATTATCGTTGTTTGATGTTGTATCAAATCCAGATATGGTACCAGGAATTACGGCACGTGTAAAACGACCGTTAGAACTGTTTGCAGAATTTGTTTTTAAAATGATGGCGTATCAAAATAATATGTCGGTGATGAATTTAATTGATCATGTGATGAAAGAATCCGGCTATCTTGCCGAGCTTGAAGCGGAAGATAAAGTGGAGAATCAAACGAGAATTGAAAACTTGAAAGAGCTGTTAAGTGTGGCAAAAGATTTTGCTAAAAGCGGTGAAGTGGACAATTTGGAAAATTTCTTAAGCCAAGTTGCGCTGGTATCAGATATTGATAATGCCGATTTAGAAGATGATCGCGTGACGTTAATGACGCTTCACTCCGCAAAAGGTCTGGAATTCCCAATTGCATTTATTGCGGGGATGGAAGAAGGGTTATTTCCACATGCGAGAACGTTAATGAATGAAAGTGAAATTGAAGAAGAGCGGCGAATTTGTTATGTGGGGATTACGAGAGCCAGACGTAAATTGTATTTAACAAATGCCAAAATGCGGACAATCTATGGAAAGACATTATCGTATCCACAATCTAGATTTTTAAATGAAATTCCGGATGAATATTTAGATAGGCTGGTTGTACGGGCAAATAATTATGGCTTTACCAATGCGAGCAATAATCAAATTGGGTTTAGCAGCAGCTTCCGTCCAACGAACCAGATGCAAACAGCGACGACACCAGTGCAAAGGGCAGATGTGATTAAGCCTGATACGAATGTAGCATGGCGTGCTGGCGATAAAGCAAAACATGGAAAATGGGGAATTGGCACTGTGGTTGCAGTAAAAGGATCAGGGGAAGAAGTTGAGCTCCAAATCGCATTTCCAGAGCAGGGAATTAAAGCTTTAATGCAGAAATATGCACCGATTACGAAAGTATAAGTAAAGCAGTAGAGGTGGCAAAATGAACCGCGAGCAGGCAAAAAAAGAAATTACCAGTTTGAGAGAAAAAATTAATTATCATATGCACCGATATCATGTATTAGATGCTCCTGAAATTGATGATTATACGTATGATATGATGTTTAAACAACTTAAGGAATTAGAGGAAAAGTATCCGGATTTAGTTACTGAAAATTCACCAACGCAACGTGTTGGTATGCAGCCGGCTGAAGGGTTTCAAAAAATCACGCACTTTACGCCAATGCGTAGTTTAGGAAACGTTTTTTCAGAAATGGAATTATTGAACTTTCATAAACGGGTGCAAAATGGATTAGATACTACACAAGCAATTGAATACGTCATTGAGCATAAGATTGATGGATTGGCAATTAATCTTGTTTATGAAAATGGCAAGTTGGTACGTGCGGCTACGCGGGGAGATGGAGTTACTGGTGAAGATGTAACTGCAAATATTAAAACGATTCGTTCAATACCACTGGAACTTCATCAAGATAAGGTAGAAATTCCGCAATTTTTAGAGGTGCGCGGTGAAGTATATATGCCCAAAGAATCGTTTATTCGGTTAAATGAGCAGCGGGAAGAAAATGACGAACCTTTATTTGCAAATCCGCGGAATGCAGCAGCTGGTTCATTAAGACAGCTTGATCCTAAAGAAGCGGCTAAAAGGTCATTAGATTCGATTTTATACGGAATAGGAGCGCATGAAGGCATTGAAATTTCTACTCATGAGATGATGCTAAAATGTCTTGAAGCTTGGGGCTTTAAAATTAATCGGATGTATAAAGTGACCAGTGATATTGATGAAGCTGCACAATATTGCCAAAGCTGGTCTGATAAACGCAACGATTTACCATTTGCGATTGATGGAATGGTAATGAAGGTTAATGATTTAGCTGCACAGGAGCTGCTTGGAGCAACAGCAAAAGATCCACGTTGGGCAATTGCATATAAATTTCCACCAGAACAGGCAGTAACTGTTGTTGAAGATATCATTATTAGTATTGGACGTACAGGGGTGTTAACGCCTACGGCAGATTTAACGCCAGTATTACTATCAGGCTCTACAGTTAGTCGAGCTACTTTGCATAATGAGGACTATATCAAAGAAAAAGATATTCGTATTGGTGATACGGTGTTAATTCATAAAGCGGGAGAAATTATTCCAGAGGTTCTTACCGTTTTAACTGAAAAGCGTACAGGTAAAGAAGTCCCTTTCGTTATGCCGCATTTATGCCCGGTTTGTGGAAGCGAAGCAAAACGTGTGGAAGATGAAGCCGCTTATCGGTGTACAAACGAAAATTGTCCAGCATTAATCCGGGGAAAAATTATTCATTTTGTATCGAGAGATGCAATGAATATTGAAGGGCTAGGGCCTGCGGTTGTCAGCAATTTATTAGAATCTCATTTAATTGAAGATGTTGCGGACTTATATCAATTGACGCGAGAACAATTGGTCAATTTAGAGCGAATGGGCGAAAAATCAGCGGCGAAATTACTTCAGTCAATTGAGATAAGTAAAAAAGCGGGTTTATCTCGTGTTTTATTTGGACTTGGAATTCGGTTTGTCGGTGTAAAAGCAGCAGCAACTTTAGCCAGAAAATTTGGCGATGTTGTTTCATTGCAAAGGGCAACAGTAGACGAACTTATTTTGCTTGAAGATATCGGTGAGAAAATTGCGCAAAGCGTAGTAACTTACTTCAATCAACTCAAACACATTGAATTAATTGAAAAACTCAAAAGTAGAGGCGTAATAATGACCGCTGAAAAAGTTGAACATAGAGTGGCGCAGAATTTTGCTGGGGTAACTTTTGTTTTAACAGGAACGTTGCCGACTTTAACGAGAAAAGAAGCAGCTGAGATGATTGAAAATAGGGGAGGCAAGGTCTCTGGTTCGGTAAGTAAAAAAACGAATTACGTTCTTGCCGGAACAGAAGCGGGAAGCAAGCTCGACAAGGCGGCGAATTTAGGAATCGCGATTATTGACGAAGCTGCATTTATGAAAATGGTAGAAGAAAATTAAAGCAAAAGGGTGCATGAACTTTTATGTTCATGCACCCTTTTGCAATTTACTTAACAATTTCTAAACGTGGATTTGGATTGTAGTTCCTACCTACTTTTGAGCAAGGCTTTCCATCGACCATAACAACGTCAGCCGTAAAATCAACATTCGTTTTAAAAATACTGCTTCCTACCGCATATACATCTACGGGAACATTTTCTTTTTCAAATTGTTTTATGCGCGCTTCGTTAAATCCACCAGAGACCATAATTTTTACATGGTCAAATCCTTCGTTATCCAAAGCATTGCGGACATTGTGAACCAATTGTGGATTTACGCCAGTAGGAGGGAAACTTCCCATTTGTTCATGAATTGACTTATCTACCATCTTATCTGATGTATCAAGTCTTACTGCATATAATCGGTCGCCTAGTGTTTTTGCTACGGCTAGACTTGTACCAACGCAGTCATTGTTAAAATCGACGAGAGCAACACGACGGATTGAAGGATCGATGTAATGATCAAATGCTTTCGTCGCAGCTACTGTATCGCCTTGATATGCAGCGATTAAAGCGTGTGGGATTGTCCCGGCAGCTTCAATCGCCCATGTTTTTGCATTTGCTGGTGTAGAAATTCCCTGCATACCCCCAATTTTGGCTGCATATCCGTCAGATTCTTGTACTGTGTAATGATCAAAGCGTGATGGGAAGAAAAGTACAGGTTTACCATTTGCAGCTTTAACAACTTTTCGTGCATTTGTTGCAATTTTTGTTTGGCGTGCAAGAATTCCCAAATAAAGAGTTTCTAGATGAGAGAAATCAGCTAAATCGCCTTCAATTGTCATGATTGTTTCCCAAGGTGCAATTTCATCACCGTCGTGTAACGCATGAATTTTAATTGTGTCAGGATGGTATGCACATTGCTTAATTAATGCAATTGCTTCATCAATTCCACAGAGAATTGCATGGTCGCGTTGAAAAATTTGCATCATTATACGTGGATGATATTGAGCAGCATTTAAAATTTCTTGTGTACGTAGAAAGTACACATCACTGTAATACCCAGATTTTATTTGTTCTACAGGAAATATGAATGTATTTGGATTATGTCTAGTTTTCATTATGAGTTCCTCCTGGTTAGATTTTTAATAATATACTTTGCTAAGAGAATATTTAGTTTAAAAGAAAGAAAACTTCTATTTAAGTAGTTTTAATTATGATACAATAAAATCGCATTTGTAATCAATAGGAGGACTGAAATGGAAACAGATATTACGATTCTTGATTTTAAGAATGAAGCACAATCATGGGAAGAATTAAAAAAAATTAACTGCGATGAAATGGGATTACATATATTGTGTCCAAAGAGCGTATTTAAAGTAATAAAAATAAAAAAAATTAGAACAAAAGCAGCAAATATATTGAAGCAAACTTTTTTAGGAAAAGGAGGAGATGTTGCTGTCTCACGTAAAACGGTTGATCTTAGTGCAGAATATACAGATGTAATCATTTTTGCAACATTAAAACAATATAAAGTTGCTTTAGCACAGCTAAAAGTTCAACCTTGGGGATTAGCAAAACTTGCGCAGCAAATTGAGAATATTTTAATGAAAAGCAAAGCTTTACCTTATCGGAATTATCAATGGTCAGATCGCGCTTTAGAAATTAATGATACAAATAGTTTAGTTATGGGGATTTTGAATGTAACGCCGGATTCTTTTTCTGATGGTGGAAGATTTAATCGAAAAG
This genomic interval from Selenobaculum gibii contains the following:
- a CDS encoding tRNA 2-thiocytidine biosynthesis TtcA family protein, with amino-acid sequence MNIQLPQMYFSRILRAIVEFDLIEENDKILIGLSGGKDSVFMTYALAVLRERLNKNFSLAAITIDPMFTDKFETSRLEKFCTDLKIPFFTQQVDIAGIIKEQNGKDPCFTCAFFRRGAVNRYAKEKGYNKVAYAHHNDDAVETFFMSLLCSGQLKTFLPKTYLDRKDLTVIRPLVYFRESELKDSVHIHGFTPIESPCPLNGKTKRQEIKELIATLGKNNPMLYSHLAAGMRESAIVELWPPQKNRYEMKDIYNKFIYGENKN
- the pcrA gene encoding DNA helicase PcrA; translated protein: MDIFEGLNPAQTEAVKQTKGPLLIMAGAGSGKTKVLTCRIANLLEQGIAPYNILAITFTNKAAAEMRERVDRMIGNKAKDVWLNTFHSFCAKFLRREIEVLDGYKKNFTIYDSSDSLTLIKNCLKELNLDDKQYAPNSVQGVISNAKNALTGAREFERSADTFFTKKVAEVYALYQKKLKANNALDFDDLLMVTVTLLQEHEEILQNYQVRFKYILIDEYQDTNAAQYLLAKLLAAKYRNLCVVGDADQSIYGWRGADIRNIMDFENDYPDALTIKLEQNYRSTKNILAAANAVIENNIDRKPKELWTENQTGEKITCYLANDERDEVQFIANTIVKQKTIFNTSYGDIAVLYRTNSQSRVLEEGFMRAGIPYTMVGGLKFYDRKEIKDILAYLRVIFNPNDTVSLMRIINVPKRGLGDATIGKLNEYANANQLSLFDVVSNPDMVPGITARVKRPLELFAEFVFKMMAYQNNMSVMNLIDHVMKESGYLAELEAEDKVENQTRIENLKELLSVAKDFAKSGEVDNLENFLSQVALVSDIDNADLEDDRVTLMTLHSAKGLEFPIAFIAGMEEGLFPHARTLMNESEIEEERRICYVGITRARRKLYLTNAKMRTIYGKTLSYPQSRFLNEIPDEYLDRLVVRANNYGFTNASNNQIGFSSSFRPTNQMQTATTPVQRADVIKPDTNVAWRAGDKAKHGKWGIGTVVAVKGSGEEVELQIAFPEQGIKALMQKYAPITKV
- a CDS encoding phosphoethanolamine transferase; its protein translation is MNKKVLKMKLLSFGEKVQCIFRDCLGFIITLFLLNFTTMAWSLINEDKIDLLFCYGFSLFFAVFIVAGMINLLCKKTWLKETVKGFVLFISSIIFGVEFFTMYNYQSLIGTGIINSLFETNFREALEFLDMYVGVKEVAYVVLSLVFFYFVRKRRLIDGVRSQPHFNKFAMGVFVIGLFYMVRMFYCYGEFFIDHQFIPFQRAYASAKVALKNIEAYDDLSGKLNANIELRENKSKVKNVVLILGESTNRNHMGVYGYYLPNTPNFQRMRDNQELQVFTDVISPHSTTIAVLSKLFTFCNYESDKEWYKYNNLIDIANAAGYKTFWLSNQESSGIWGNVAQIFAQHSTKHEFTRIRESREDYGIVDGELFPLIDRALLEPGEKNFFVIHLMGAHGLYYNRFPYAFSKFSKDDIHLDVNDEKKTIIAQYDNAVYYNDFVVNEIINKFRDRETVVLYVSDHGEAVYDEQNFTGHIEENPNRHMIEIPMMIWGSEEFKKNYPEKMQHIMNSTDNPYMTDDMIHTFLDLMDIKTPDYNSGRSIINENFDITRKRIFNERDYDKEIKNGAAKESDVIQNRG
- the ligA gene encoding NAD-dependent DNA ligase LigA; amino-acid sequence: MNREQAKKEITSLREKINYHMHRYHVLDAPEIDDYTYDMMFKQLKELEEKYPDLVTENSPTQRVGMQPAEGFQKITHFTPMRSLGNVFSEMELLNFHKRVQNGLDTTQAIEYVIEHKIDGLAINLVYENGKLVRAATRGDGVTGEDVTANIKTIRSIPLELHQDKVEIPQFLEVRGEVYMPKESFIRLNEQREENDEPLFANPRNAAAGSLRQLDPKEAAKRSLDSILYGIGAHEGIEISTHEMMLKCLEAWGFKINRMYKVTSDIDEAAQYCQSWSDKRNDLPFAIDGMVMKVNDLAAQELLGATAKDPRWAIAYKFPPEQAVTVVEDIIISIGRTGVLTPTADLTPVLLSGSTVSRATLHNEDYIKEKDIRIGDTVLIHKAGEIIPEVLTVLTEKRTGKEVPFVMPHLCPVCGSEAKRVEDEAAYRCTNENCPALIRGKIIHFVSRDAMNIEGLGPAVVSNLLESHLIEDVADLYQLTREQLVNLERMGEKSAAKLLQSIEISKKAGLSRVLFGLGIRFVGVKAAATLARKFGDVVSLQRATVDELILLEDIGEKIAQSVVTYFNQLKHIELIEKLKSRGVIMTAEKVEHRVAQNFAGVTFVLTGTLPTLTRKEAAEMIENRGGKVSGSVSKKTNYVLAGTEAGSKLDKAANLGIAIIDEAAFMKMVEEN
- a CDS encoding divergent polysaccharide deacetylase family protein yields the protein MATNGTGKNKKTNTKSKVKQSHSRTIFRSFFMISLAIALACGYFYFVNDDKKDDHIKSVPNYIVEKTGSAAIADFTDKTKQVNQVVDDVITENGATILDVKNLSKMVSRKSVEGSIKWTCSEIPISLEISKINDFEQLLKKRLGKIGADILTIEPDKYNGQSVMRYDIGVKDKLEDNDDVTIIATKIFVIQKSNENIATVEKVKERKTTPGAGKLALIIDDFGYTKEPIQAYRRIHRPLTFAILPNHPYSMDAMKYGKQDGRILILHLPMEAMSSAAKEEAITIHTDMSESEIRAVINQLTEAVPNISGVNNHQGSKATADNRVMQTVMNEMEGKGLFFIDSHTSGSSVAYSTARKLGVPTAQNELFIDNDSDVNAIKMQLRTAGDMALRNGDAIAIGHARMNTAKAIKEIIPELEAKGVEFVFVTELLQ
- a CDS encoding putative manganese-dependent inorganic diphosphatase, which encodes MKSTKPTYTIGHRNPDTDSICSAIGYAHLKQKLGENVLPARAGKINAETKYVLEAFKMETPKLITDLYPRVKDVTLACNIVVKETDNLRRLGEVLRKHDMKSVPVVDSHNHLCGIVTVSDLAKRYFNELSMQNLAEANVSLKAIVEVVDGEIINQGDMSQTVKGNVRIGAGSRETVHKFIKSGDVVLIGDRKEAMYIVAQQDISCLIVTGDGEIPANVLELAEEKNLLVVSSPYDTYTCARLVNQCIPVSMIMQKNVTTFKPTDMLSDIKGTMQATQFRNYPVVENEKLIGIVSRDRLSIPEREKVILVDHNERSQAVEGIEEAKILEIIDHHRLGGIQTSDPIFTRQEPVGCTATIVANMHWHRDIEIPADIAGLLLSAIISDTVLFKSPTCTPYDKETAEKLAKIAGVDLNEHGMALLKAGSGIGDMTPMEIAKNDLKEFQIGDYRMIVSQISVMDTEEVLALKDELIACMNSICEAEGYNMSLLMVTDIIEEGTHLLFTGNPKTIIGEAFHQDASGNLIYLPGVMSRKKQIIPPMVEASKKDM